TGAAAGGTTTGCGCCATTAAAAGCATTAAACGTAACATTGGGGGTAGTTGGTCTAAAGCTTGTTCTACATAACACCAAAGCGGTGGTGAAGTTGCTTGCAGAGAATAATGAATTGCTTCGGTGGGTGGTAGCTGAATTTCGTTGATACAGAAAGCTGTGATGTTGATTAGCCAATTTTGCAAAGTTAAACCTTCATGACCAGGGGAGGGATTTTTTAAATTGAGTCCACCGAGTTCATAATAGATGTGCCGCCAAGTGAGGGCGAAAAGATAATCTGCCTGTACAGGCGATCGCGCCGAATGTTGAATCAAGGTGTAGACTATAGGGCTATAACGGCAGAAAATCACAGTGAAATATTTGCCAGCATCGGGATGATGCTGAAACAGATCCAGCAACTCTTGGTCAGTGTGGTGGAATAGCGACTTTACCAATGGATGATTAGCTTCTGAAAAATGGGGAATTTGCATAAGGTCGTCCGTTGATACTGGTTAAAATAAAGTGGGCAATAAAACTTTGGTATTGTGTATCTAATTTGTAGTTTTCGTGTTGACAGTCGCCTGTTAACAGGTAATTGTCAACAAGCTTAGTTTAGTCTTGTACACTAGAACAAAGACCTCTTAACTGAAGTCTTTATAGAGAAAAATAAAAGCGGCTCCCTTATATAATTTTTGATTTGTTCATGGTTATAGCAGTTAGTGTCTTATCTTTCCGGCTTACCCCCTTTTTAGGCTCCTTCTTGCCCTCGCTACCCCTGGATAGCCTATTTTCTACCCAAGGCATCATGGTGATGCTCTTAGCAGCATATGCTGGCGCTATGTGGTTATTTCTCACTAGCGCTCCTAAAGTGCATACCGTGATGGTGTCCGACTTAGAAATTGCCCGACAATTATACGAAGGGCTGCTAGATTTGCCAGCCGCAGAAGTACCGTTACATTACTACTACAACTACGAACAAACTATAGGCGCAACGGGGATAGATCCGCTATATATGTCCACAAGCCCTAATTGGTCGGGTAAGTCTATGACCAATGCCAGCGATGGGTTGTGGTATCAACTGAAGAAAAATACTCAACTGCACGTTATTACAGGCGCGAGTTTGGGCGTAAAAAATCAGCAACGTCACGTTTGCTTCGACCGTGATTGCTTGGAAATGATTTTAATGCGGGTGGAAACACGCGGCTTGAAATTAAAGATACGTAACAATAAACCCCTAAATTTTCTAGTTAAGGATTATGAGGGGCGGATTATTGAAATAGCGGAAGTGGCAAATTAGTTATAGAGCATTGAATAAAAATAAGGTGCGTTTAGGTTTTCCTAGACGCACTTTATTTATGTTTATTTACCAAAACTGATGACTAGATACAGTTACTATCTCAACTCAACTGTTCAGACTTAAATTTCCCTTTGATAGACTTGTTGAAATATTGACCCTTGGATGGTGCATTGTCCCATTCTTCCTTAATACTAGGAGGTACTTTGAAATACTCATAAACACTTCCACTATCAAATTCAACAGTCAATGTTTGAGTTTTGGAATCATAGCGAAATTCCTTAACAAAGCTGCTTTCCGGCTTGAGTAAGGGGAATGCGATCACATCCCTAATACTAGGAGAATCAGTTAATAACATCACTAACCGATCAATGCCGATGCCTAAACCGCCAGTGGGTGGCATCCCGTATTCCAAAGCAGTGAGGAAATCTTCATCTACGCCTTGGGCTTCTAAGTCACCAGCTGCTTTTTTCGCGGCTTGGGCTTCCAACCGTTCTCTTTGGTCAATGGGGTCGGTTAATTCTGAGAAACTATTCGCAGTTTCGCGCCCAACTATGAATAACTCAAACCTTTCCACTAACCCTGGTTGAGAACGGTGAGGTTTAGCCAATGGAGAAATTTCTACAGGATAATCAATCACAAAAGTAGGCTGAATTAGGCTAGTTTCTACCTTTTCTTCAAATGCTAAATTCAGTAATTTACCTATAGATTGGGCTTCATCCACGCCAGGAATGCCAGCATTTTTACTTGCTGCTTTCGCTTCATCCAAACTGGAGAAAGCATGGAAATCTAAGCCTGTATGTTCCTTCACCAAATCGTGCATTGTCACCCGCCGCCAAGGTGGTGTTAAATCTACGGTTGCACCTTGGTAGGTAATTTGCAATGTGCCGAGTACATCTTTGGCAACGGTGGTAATAATACCTTCCGTTAGCTCCATCATGTCATTGTAGTCGGCGTAGGCTTGGTAAATTTCAATTGAGGTAAATTCGGGGTTGTGTCTGGTAGAGATTCCCTCATTGCGGAAAATTCGCCCCAATTCAAACACCTTTTCAAAACCACCCACAATTAACCGCTTGAGATGGAGTTCTGTAGCTATTCGCAGATACAACTCCATTTCCAAGGTGTTGTGGTAGGTAATGAAGGGACGCGCATCAGCACCACCAGCTTCACTTTGTAGAACTGGAGTTTCAATTTCTAAAAAATCACGTTGTTCTAAATAACGGCGAATACCTGCGGTAATTTGAGCGCGACGGCGGAACGTTTGCCGGACTTCGGGGTTAACAATTAAGTCAACATAGCGTTGACGGTAGCGCTTGGCAACATCCGTTAACCCATGCCACTTGTCGGGTAGGGGCAAAAGAGATTTAGTGAGGATGGTGTATTGTTTGACGTAAACTGATAATTCGCCCTTTTCAGTCCGTTTTACTGTTCCCTTAGCTCCCAGGATATCGCCTACATCTGTGAGTTGTTTGAGATGATTAAAAGCATCGGCATCAATTTCTGCCATGCTTTCTTGGATACGATTTTTATCTAAATAAAGCTGAATTGTGCCTGTTTCATCTTCTAAGGTGAAGAAAGCCAGCTTACCAAAAACCCGACGCGCCATAATGCGTCCAGCAATGGCGACTTCTAAATCAACTTCTTCACCACTGGGTAAATCGACAAATTGTTCTTGCAATTCGGCTGCGTGATGGGTAGACTCCCAACGGTAGGCGTAGGGGTTAGTTCCTATCTGCCTGAGTTGTTCTACTTTCTCCAGCCTAGCGGCACGGATATCTTCTTCCGACATGGTAACGAACTAAATAGGGCAAGATTAATTATAAATAGGGATTAGGGATTGGAGACTAGGAATAAATTAATTTAAAATTATAGAACGCCTGAAAACAAAGGATTTCGGATTAAGAGTGGCGAATAATTTTTATGATTTGTTCAGATTTAGATTTGCAGTAAGCGATCGCTCTCATTATATCCCCAGAGGCGATCGCATTTTTTCCCATGAGAGGCAGACAGGTTTTAATTAATAAAGCTTGATGATGAGTATCGGGATAACAGCGCCCTCAGCTTTAAATTTGTTAACTGTTCTATAGCTTTAATCAGACGTTCTTGTTCTGGTTGCAGTTCCAGTGCAGTCAAAGCTTGGTTCAAGCTATCGCCAGAGTGTAGTCGATGCCTGAGTTCGTCACGTTGCGAAATATCTAAAACTACTTGAATTTCTCTATTTCTGCGTTGCAGCACGGCTTGTAATCGTTGACGCTGCAAAGGAGTCAAATCCAAATCAGCAAAAGAAGGATACGTAGTAACCAAATTAGCAGCAGAAGCATGAATTGCTATTGATGGAGTATTCAGCCCAAATGATGCTGCCACAACTACTGGCATAAACAGGTTCAGGGCAAGAATAGTGACTAATACAGCCAGCCACTTCGGAAAGTTAATTGCCATATTCAGCAGTGTCCAGACAGAGTTTATTTATTGCTTACCTGTTGTGCAGGTATTGAGGTTCACATTTGAAATTCTCCCACTCTCCAAGGGAGATTTTATCTAAAATGATCACTCTCATTCTGAGGCTACACCTAAGCTAAAAGCAACGAAGTCTCTTATATGACTTTTTTGCGCAAATGAGATGAAAGACGTGAAAAATCATGCGATCGCTATCAAGGGATGAGATTAAAATAGCTCAGTTGGAAAGTTCGATAGAACATAAATCTTGTTTTTGCTGGGAAACCTAGTTAATGTAGCGATCGCAATTGAGCAAATTCAGCAGCTAATCTTAAAAGCAGTTTTACGGATAAGTAGAACAAGGTGAAAAAACCAAAGTGTGTAAAGATAAGTAAATACATAAATGTGTCTACCAAGGTAACAGGGATATGGGCAGCCGTTTAAGGGTATTTCTGACTCCTAAGCAAGATAAAATTTTGTTCAACCTGAGAACGGCAGATGTACCCCAGAAAGTGAAAGACCGAGCCGAAGTGATCAGATTAAGCGCACATGGTTGGTACGTAGAGAAGATAGCAGATCACTTTGACTGGACTGCCCAAACAGTAAGAGAAGTTTTGCATAGATGGGAAAAACAAGGTCTAGAAGGACTGTGGGAGAAAGCAGGGCGGGGAGGAAAATCAAGGTGGGCAGAAGCTGACATGGCGTTCTTAGAAAAATGCTTGGAGCAAGAACCACGTACATATAATAGTGTTCAATTAGCCCAAAAATTAGAGCAAGAACGCTCCGTGAAATTGAGTCCTGACTGGTTAAGGCAGGTACTCAAAAAAAGGGGGTCATTTGGAAGCGAACTAGAAAAAGCCACAAAGGAAAGCAAGACAAAGTATTGCAGCAAATCAAACAGGCAGACTTAGAGATGTTGGAATTATCTGCTGCTGCTGGAGAAATCGATTTAAAGTATATGGATGAATCAGGGTTTTGTGCCTGGAGTGAACCCAGTTACAGTTACTACTTCCGAGGTCAGCAAAAACGCCTGGAGCAGAGTAAGCGTCGGGGTCGAAGGTTAAGTATTATTGGGTTTCTTCAACCCCTAATTAGTTTTGTGTACGGTCTAGTGATTGGTGGCGTTTCACGCAAATCCTATATTCAAATGATGGAGCTTGAAGCACTTGAAGCCCAAAAAGCAGGTCGTATCAGAGTCATCGTTCAGGACAACGGCCCGATACATCGGTGCAAAGAAGTTCAGCAATTATGGACAAAGTGGGAAGAGATGGGTTTGTACATCTTCTTTTTACCTAAATATTGCTCAGAGATGAATCCAATTGAATTGGAGTGGCAACACCTGAAAAAAAATGAACTAGCTTCTCAAAGTTTTGAGGATGAATTAGACCTTGCCTATGCTGTCATTGATGGAGTTCAAAATAGAGGAGAAAAGGGAAACTACAGTACGCAACGTGTAAAATTTAACTC
Above is a genomic segment from Nostoc sp. MS1 containing:
- a CDS encoding sigma-70 family RNA polymerase sigma factor; this encodes MQIPHFSEANHPLVKSLFHHTDQELLDLFQHHPDAGKYFTVIFCRYSPIVYTLIQHSARSPVQADYLFALTWRHIYYELGGLNLKNPSPGHEGLTLQNWLINITAFCINEIQLPPTEAIHYSLQATSPPLWCYVEQALDQLPPMLRLMLLMAQTFHWSETRIAAYLQAEGEKVTPAEVANFLQEGYRMLEDKLPADIRAIYLGEDLVKS
- a CDS encoding glyoxalase-like domain protein — encoded protein: MVIAVSVLSFRLTPFLGSFLPSLPLDSLFSTQGIMVMLLAAYAGAMWLFLTSAPKVHTVMVSDLEIARQLYEGLLDLPAAEVPLHYYYNYEQTIGATGIDPLYMSTSPNWSGKSMTNASDGLWYQLKKNTQLHVITGASLGVKNQQRHVCFDRDCLEMILMRVETRGLKLKIRNNKPLNFLVKDYEGRIIEIAEVAN
- the lysS gene encoding lysine--tRNA ligase, whose protein sequence is MSEEDIRAARLEKVEQLRQIGTNPYAYRWESTHHAAELQEQFVDLPSGEEVDLEVAIAGRIMARRVFGKLAFFTLEDETGTIQLYLDKNRIQESMAEIDADAFNHLKQLTDVGDILGAKGTVKRTEKGELSVYVKQYTILTKSLLPLPDKWHGLTDVAKRYRQRYVDLIVNPEVRQTFRRRAQITAGIRRYLEQRDFLEIETPVLQSEAGGADARPFITYHNTLEMELYLRIATELHLKRLIVGGFEKVFELGRIFRNEGISTRHNPEFTSIEIYQAYADYNDMMELTEGIITTVAKDVLGTLQITYQGATVDLTPPWRRVTMHDLVKEHTGLDFHAFSSLDEAKAASKNAGIPGVDEAQSIGKLLNLAFEEKVETSLIQPTFVIDYPVEISPLAKPHRSQPGLVERFELFIVGRETANSFSELTDPIDQRERLEAQAAKKAAGDLEAQGVDEDFLTALEYGMPPTGGLGIGIDRLVMLLTDSPSIRDVIAFPLLKPESSFVKEFRYDSKTQTLTVEFDSGSVYEYFKVPPSIKEEWDNAPSKGQYFNKSIKGKFKSEQLS
- a CDS encoding IS630 family transposase (programmed frameshift), whose translation is MGSRLRVFLTPKQDKILFNLRTADVPQKVKDRAEVIRLSAHGWYVEKIADHFDWTAQTVREVLHRWEKQGLEGLWEKAGRGGKSRWAEADMAFLEKCLEQEPRTYNSVQLAQKLEQERSVKLSPDWLRQVLKKGVIWKRTRKSHKGKQDKVLQQIKQADLEMLELSAAAGEIDLKYMDESGFCAWSEPSYSYYFRGQQKRLEQSKRRGRRLSIIGFLQPLISFVYGLVIGGVSRKSYIQMMELEALEAQKAGRIRVIVQDNGPIHRCKEVQQLWTKWEEMGLYIFFLPKYCSEMNPIELEWQHLKKNELASQSFEDELDLAYAVIDGVQNRGEKGNYSTQRVKFNSYSSA